A stretch of DNA from Vulcanisaeta thermophila:
CATGTAATGCGACAACGCATTAATCAACGCCACGCCCAAGGCCCTCACTAGCGAGTCTAGGTCCGTCACTAAATCCAGGAGCTCCTCAACACTTGGTTTTCTCCCCCATCTCGCCACTTCTCAGGTCCTCTATGGGTGTGTAGGCAATGCCCAGGTAATCCCTACCCCCTGCCCTGACCTGGACGTATGTGTAGTTGAGGCAGTTGCAGTAATCCACAACCTCAACCCTGTCATTACCGAGGAGCCTCAACACCTTAACCGCTAATTCCCTAACGAACATCAACCCACACCTGACTCAACCAACTCCTTAAACCTCCTGGCATCATCCAGCATGTGCGTGTTATTGAACATCACGTAGACCCTGGATGAGGATCCGTAGTTATTAATCAACTTATCCCTGAGCCTCCTTAGGTCCTCATCTGTGTACTTGTACGAGTAATTAACCTCACCCTTACCAATACCGTGGAGCCTGAAGTATAGTGTGTCGGTGATCACCAGTGGATCCCTCCTGAATGGGTCTGTTACGTGGATTATGCCCAAGTCCCTAATCAACCTCTCGAGCAACTGCGTGTTATTGTACGTGGAGCCCCTGGGCTCCCATGCGATGGGTGCCACGGGCTCTATCGACCTAAAGAACTCCCTAATCCCCCTGAAGCTCTCCTCATTCAGTTCCAGGCTTGGTGGTGTTTGGAACACTATAATGACTGGGTTCAGGGGTTTAATGGCCCTCGCGAATTCACCCCACAATTCCAGGTTCTCCCTAGTGGGCCTGAGCAGCCCGTAATTGCCTAACTCACCCCTTAACCTGGTCCTCCTCATGCGTTTGTAAGTTGGTGAGTTGATTGGGTGCGTGAACCCCTGGAATGCCTTTACTGAGAATTGAAAATCAGTGGGGGCCTCACCCCTCAATTGGGTCATCCTGTCCTCGGTGGGCACCTCGTAGAATGTCTCCTGAAGCTCCACAACCCTGAATAGTGAGTAGTATCGGGACCTTGATGTTGGGAATCCGCAGGTCCCCACGAGTACCTGCATTAAGTAATGATGCATGGGCGCATTATTAAGGTATCCCTTGGTCGTGAATCACCCTCCAGGTAATGACAACCTCATTACCACACTCGCAAACCCTCACACCCTCCAGCCTCAGCCTTGGTCCCTCGGTGGTCGTGGGGTACCCATTACCCTCCAGGAATGATGTCCCGGCGCCAAAGACGTACGGCGTTACTGTTAGTCTAATCTCATCCGCAAGGCCCTCCTTAATCAACTCCCAATTCAGGTGACCACCACCCTCAACCAGGACCCTCCTGACACCCCTCTCCTCATAAAGCCTCTCCAGGACGCCCCTTAAGTCAACCCTGTCCTCACCCATTAACCAAACCTCAACGCCCCTCCTAATCAATTCCTCAACCTTATCCCTGGGCGCCTTGTTCGTGGTGACAATCACCGTGGGCGCCTCCTTATTAACCACCACGTTGGCGTTTAGGGGTATCCTAAGCCTACCGTCAATAACCACCCTAATGGGGTTTTTAGGGGCCTTGACGTAGCGCGGCGTTAATGATGGGTTGTCCATAATGACTGTGTTGGCCCCCACCATGATGGCATCAACACTGGCCCTAACCTCATGGAGCCTCTTCAGGTCGAAGGGGCAGGAGAGCCTTGAGTAACCAGTCTTGCTGGCTATCCTCCCATCAATGCTGGATGCGGATACAATGATTACGTATGGCCTCGGCACCGTGGTAAACCAGGCAAACTACTTTTTAGCTTTCATCATGGAGATCAACTTAAGTATTGCGAATCTGTAGTAATCATTCACTGGTATGGCGATTAGGTACCCCGTGTACAGCCCGTAAAGTACCACGGAGTTTCGCGGGGCCTCGAGTATCAGGGGCAGTGATATTAGGTCCTCCTCACCATTAACGGAAACGAGCACATTAAGGCCCCTGTTAACATCCTCCATAGCCCTCCTAATAACCTCAATAACCTCCTCACTCAGGGTTCCAGGTGGGTTGGTAACCATGTACGTTTTACTAAACCCGGCAACACCACCCAGTGCCACGTTCCTCCTGGTCTTCAGATCAATAACCGCGATGCTGGGTGTTTTCCAGTGGTTGATTACGTTCTGTGTAACCACATCACCCACTGTCATGACCTTAACATCATCACCAAAGCACTGCCTTAGTACGTAAATAGACCCAGGGGCCTCCCTACCTATGGCTATACCCATGGGGTACGCCATCAACTCCCTGGCCCACTTACTGGTTAATACGTACATACAAACACCAATTCACTGACTTGATGGGTTTATAAGGGGTTAATGCCATTGATGGTTAGGTGCTGGCGTACATTGACTATCCAGGGTGGCGGAGGTTAATCACGGACTTCAACGAATTAAATAGGGTGCTTACCGAGGACATTAGACGCGCCGCCTCGTTAATCGTAATGATAGGCGGCGGCTATGACGCCTCAATGGATAGTGACTTCCTAAGGGTTTGGTATGGGGTGACGGATAATAGGTCCCTGATCGAGGATGTTAATGCCATGGTGGTTCAGGTGAGGAGGGGCTTGATGGGTCTGGACGAGTTAGGCGCCGAGTTAGTGAGGACCCTGGATAAACGTAGGTATGGGCTCATTGACTTAATAATGATGAATAACTACCTAAAGTTAACCCTCGACGTCAATGCTTACGACCTTGGATTAATAATACTCTATGAGAACCCGGAGTCCATACTCGTGGGTATTAGGGAGCCTGGGGATTTAATACCCAATAAGTTAATGAGTAGGGAGCTTGAGGTTGACCTGGATGCCAAGTGCATGGTGGTTAAGAGGAGGTTCTCCATATACGTATCTAAGCAGTTTAAGTCGGGGGTCAACGTGGTTGATTGGTCAAACCCGGGCATTGTGCCGTATACTAAGTTCACGAGCATGAGGATAAACGGCGTTGAGGTTTCAGACCCCATCTTCACATCATTCGCCAAGCTACACCTAAGGATCACCAGTAGGCCAGCGGGTAGTAAGTTGGTGCTCACACTGCCCAAGGCCATGGATGTGCAGGTGGATAGTGACTACTGCGGGGCTGACTCCTTCATCTCCATGCCCCAGAGCATGGGGTTGAGCGATTACTTAGCCGTAATTGGCATACTTAGGGGTATGGGTTACACGGTGCTTAAGGCGCCCTTCACAAGGGTTGATGAGTTAGTCAAGGGATGCGGCTTGGGCTGATGAGCCCTCGTTGTTCTCGCCCTCCTCGGTTAACTTACCCTCCTTGAGGGCCCTCTCTATCCTATCAAGCTTCAACTTCCTCGCTATGAGCTCGCGCATGCTCCTTCTTAACTTATCAGGGTCTGTGTTAGTTACGTAGGACAGGGCATTAACCACCTCCTCAGAGTACATTGTGAAGACTGCGTACTTCATGAGTAACTCCTGCTCCTTCTCCTTCCTTGTTATGTACAGCCTAAGCTTCCTCGCCACCTCCCTAATGGCATTCCTAATCTCACTCTCAATCTCCGGCACATCGGCTATGGCCTCCTTACCCGCACTGGCGTAGGGTATCTTGGTGGAGCATATGTGAACCACCACGGCTAGTTGGGCGGGGAATTTAACCTTGTACTGGGTCCAGTCTATTTCGTCAACGATCTTCCTGACCACGTCATTACCCTCATCGTAGATCAGGGGGACCTTATTGGCAAACCTATAAATAATGGGCTTGTCAGACTGGGGGACTGCACCGCCCCAGGCAATGGCGGCCTCCACAATGAATGGGTTGCCCATGTATGAGCTGGGTTTCCTGGTCACCGTGAACACAACCTCTGGGTTTAGGACGGATCTAACGCCCTCAGCGAGTATGTCCTCGCCTATTGGGGATAACCAGTCGGCCCTGGGTCTCCTCCAACCATTGAACTCCCTCATCTTGGTTACGAAGTTCACCAACTTATCATTCTCCAACTCACCCACGGGCATGTCAGGATTCACACCGGCGTAGTCCAGGAAGTTCCTGGCTATGGATTCCCCAACCCCATCGAAGTTCTCCACTAGGAATTCGAAGACCTTCATGTCGGGGTTCCTCTGTATTAATTGCTTTATCAATTCCACATCCACACTCTTGGGGTGCGGTAAGCCCTCCTTGGGCGGCTCCGGCATTTTAACCGTGACCCTGGGTATCACCAGGAAGTCATCCTCATCAGGTCCCCTAAAGAGGAACTCAGCGTATGGAGCTATCATTGATGTCCTCCGTAGGTACTCCTCAACCCTACGCTTGGCCTTGGGCCAGTCACCCTCAATGACCACCTTAATTGCCGTGCCATGCCAGCCATACTTATTCTCCAGGGTCTTACTATCGACTATCACGGGCTCGTTCTTGGCAATGTCAATCATAACCTGGTACTCATAAATCACATCACTCTTCAACGGCGCACTCCTAACCGTTATGGGCATGTTCGTGGTTGATTGGGCATAGAGAACCACCATCTTCGCACCAAGCCCGAAAATGCCCCTGTGCTGCTTAATCCTATACTTACTACTGTAGAAGACCCTACCGAACACGTTGGGTATCTCATCACCCGGTATACCAATCCCATTATCCTCAACATAAACCCCCAACCAATTCCTCGAGGCATCCACATAACTCACCTGAATCTTGATACTAGGTAGTATCTTGAAGGTCTCCGTAGCATCCAGGCTATTCTCCACCAACTCACGTATTGTTTGATAAACAGCCCTGGCTGGGTTCGCAAAACCAGCTATTTCCCTATTCCGCCTAAAGAACTCGGCTGGTGATAATGCCTCGAACTTAACGTCAATGGATCCCATGATAGAGACCTTGTAGATAAACGCAATATAAACCTTTCACCCACGAGACCAAGGGCTAAATTAAACGAGTAATATATGAAGAATATCCAAGCACCATCAAAAATAAAACATGAATCAATACAATGAACCTAGGAATGATTAACATTCAAAATAACCAAGCCCAATTAACTTAGGAGGGTGCTCATTTAGTGAGACAGTATTCTATATTTAACATTAGACTTAGAGCGAAGTTTAACTCATTAATGATTAATTTTAATTAAACCACCATCGCCTTGAGTATGGGCTTTATGTCCCTGAGGTTCTCCAGGTTAAATACCATGTCCATTATGGTGCTTATCTGTGACTGCGTCAATACACCACTGACAAGGGCCCTGAACTTCTCCTTAAGCTCATCATCACTCATGGGGTTCTTGGGATGACCCCTTGGATGATCAACCCTCGCTGTTATTTCCCTACCGTCCCTGAACTTAACCGTGACCCTATTGGGTATTGCCGATGGGTATAGTTTATTCAATTCAGGGTCCACATTAACCTTGGTCTTCCTAATAAGGGCCAAAACCCTAGGATCCCTAATACCCTCGGGTTTGTAGTGGTCCAGGGCCACCGTACCGTGGATCAGGGCGGTGGCTGTGACCCACATGAGGCTGTGATCCGCGGTCTCCTTGGTCCTTGGATCCCACTTCTCCGGGTCCTTAACTATTATGTCGTAGGCTGCCTTGAACGTGTCAATGACTATGTACTCCACATCATCAGGCTCTATGGGTCTCCCGTACTCAGCCCTGATCTGCCTCGCGGCGTCCACGGCGCTCTGTGCGTGGTACTCCACGGGGTATGGCTTTATGTACGTGTCCAGGATCCTCCTGGGATTGGGCTTTGAGGATAACTCCATGATTAGCTTGTCATTGAATTCACCGGATAGCAACTGCCTTATGAAGCCCATCTCACCCCTTAACGGCGCATCAGGTCCCGTGAATCCCTCCCTAGCCAGTAGCACTGCGAATACGGCATTACGTGAGGAGTTAGCCGTGGCAGCTGCCTTCCAGTGGCTCAGTTCCCCAACCCTGGACTGCCTCATGGCCGCGTGGGGCACCGTGGCTATGGAGAGAGCATTCAAAGCCTGCTCCCTACTCAGCCCCATTAGCCTAGCCAACCCAGCGGTCACGGCTATGGATATGTAATTCACGTGGTCCCAACCATGAAGCCTCAAACTCCCCGAATCACAAAGCCTAACACCAACCTCGTAAGACACTGCAATGGCCGTTATCAAATCCCTACCCGACAAACCCCTGTACTCGGTAGCCGCCATCAACGTGGGTATCATGTCCGAGGGGTGCAGGGGCTCAAGGCCCAGGTACGTGTCGTTGTAATCCAGGTACCTAACCATTAGGGAGTTTGTGAAGGAGGCCCAGTCCAGGGGCGCCATGTCGATGGTCCCCCATAGGGTTGCCTCGTACGTGGACCTATAAGCCTTAGCCAAGGACCTGGCTATCTTAACGGGCTCCGCCGAGTAAGCCGCCAAGGCAACACCAATACTATCCAGTACCCTCCTCTTCACCTCATGAATAACCTCGTTGGAGAGATCCTCAAACCTAACATTCAGGGCATAATCAACAATAACCTCACCCAGGGAATCCCTAACCATACAAAGGCAACAACCAACCAGCAAGTTTTAATTTTTACGTCCCAATGATGGGCCACACGTAGTGTTAACGCACAACATTAATTGGCCAGTGGTCCATCACAGTCCCAATACGTAATTATTTAAGCCCATTTAAGTGGGATTGTTGTTTTATCTTTTTTGTTGTATAGTTATTATGTCTTCTCTAGGCCTCATGGTTTAAATAGAGGGTTTCCCCAAGCCCCACGTGGCCAGGAGGGCTGTGTTGTTGCTGTCGGGAGGTATTGATTCCGCGGTTGCCCTGTACCTCCTTAGGTCCAGGGATTACGAGGTTATTGCCCTGAGCATTAACTACCCAGGTAGGGGCGAGAGGGAGAGGGAGTTCGCCAGGAAGTTGGCTGAGTTGACTGGTGCGAGGCTTGTGGAGGTGGATTTACCATTCATGAGGGAGGTCATTGAGCTTTGGCCCAGGGATGAGGATAGGCCCGATCACCTGAAAGGTGCCCACCCGAGCACGGTGCCCGCTAGGAACGCCCTAATATACTCAGTGGCTGCTTACTTCGCGGAGATCTACGGTGCAGAGTTGATAGTTGCTGGGCATAATGCTGAGGATGCCAATTACTTCCCCGATGCCAATGCCAGGTTTAGGCTTTACATGAGTAGGGCATTGACCCTGGGCACGTACATTGGTAGGAAGAGGGGGTTGAAAGTAGTGGCACCACTGTCCAAACTCACAAAAACCCAGGTGGTCAAGCTGGGGCTCAGTTTAGGCGTGCCCTTTGAATACACATGGTCCTGCCACAACAACGGTGATAAACCCTGCGGTAAATGCACAGGCTGCCTAATGAGGAAGAGGGCCTTTGAGGAGTTGGGTATTGAAGACCCACTGGAGAGGGCGCTCAGGCTTAAGCCATAACTAACGGGCCTCTCTTAAGTATTTACTCATCAACTCCAGGAACCTATCCACCTCATCCACAGTATTATATGCATGGGGCGACACCCTAATAATCCCAGGCCTAGGTGACACCACAACACCATGCTTGCTTAAGTAATTGGCCAGGTTGTATGGATCCCTGAATTCGAAGGTTACTATGGCCGCATGCGAGTCAAGGGGTGTGGTGACCCTAAGCCCCAGGTTGCTCAACCCCTCAACAAGCCTCCTGAACAACGTACTAGTGTGGTCGGCAAACCTGTTGGGTAACTCGTACTTGTTAATCAACCTCATGGAGGCCAGTGTGCCCTCAAAGGCCACCACCGGCCACGTGCCCCACTCGAGCCTAGAGGCATCCCCGGCGGGCTTGAAGTCCTCAATGTTTATGGGCCTCTCAAACAATCTCTCGCCCCTCAACCTCCTACTCACTTGGTTATCCTCAATGCCCATCCAACCCGAGAACATGGGCTCAAGCCCACCCAGTAATTCATCACTTACGTAAACAAAGCCTGCGCCGTGGGGCCCCATCAACCATTTATAACTCCCTGTGATCAACGCATCAACACCATCCTTAGTAACGTCTATGGGTATGACGCCCACCGCGTGGAATGCGTCTGTAATCATAATGGCGCCCCTCGCATGGGCTATCTCAGTCAGTTCCTTAATCCTCTCCCTATAACCTGTCACCCAGGATACGTAGTCCACGAAAACCACCGCCGTATTATCATCAATCAGCTTCTCGTAGGTTTCCAGGGGCACGTAACCACCAACTGCCCTGGCAATCCTAACCTCCCTAATAGCACCACGTCTTCTTAAGGCGTGGAATGAAAACACGCCCGTGGGGAAGTTCAACTCGCTAATAACCACGTTAGAGCCAGGCCTAAACCTGAGGGTACTGAGTAGTGCGTTTAACCCATGCGTTGCGCTGGGCACGGCGGCTATGTTACTCGGGGGCGCATTGATAAGCCTCCCAAACTCCCTCTTAGCCTCCACAATATGATCCAGGGCCAACTCCCAAGGCTCGCCCTCGGTAATCCACAGGTTCAGGAATTCATTCACCGCATCAACCGCATCCTTCGTTAATGGACCAGCACCGGCATTGTCGAGGTAAACCCTCCTCCTAGTTATGGGGATGTGTTCCCTCAGGTCTTCAAGCCAACCCATTACCCATGCCTATTAAACCCCCTATTAAGGCTTAGCCCATTGCACCAAAACCAGTGCTTCATCATTATTGACGTGAATAACGAGCGCCCGTACTCACTGCCTGGAACCCACGTTGGGGTTAATGACGGTGGTTGCCCCTGAGAGTGCGGACGCCGTATTAATGTCACCACACCTACTCAGTAGTTCAGCCATAACCTCCACAATGGCCCTCATGACCGAGGTCCTGGTGGGCTCCTGAACCTCCACGCAGATCTTAAGCTCGTCACAGAGTTCGCGGAATTGCTTAAGCACATCGTCGAACCGTCCATCCGGGTTCACCAACCAATTAATTATGTAGTAAATGGACTTAACGTAGCTCTCCCTATCCATCGAAAGTTAAGTATTAAGTAGGTTAATAAGGCAACAACTTAAGCCCTGCGTAGTCCAGGATTCCTATAAACCAGGTACTGGGCGGAGGGGCAGGCTGTGGAGCATAGTAGGCAGTTTATGCACCTGCTCTCATCAACGGTGAATGAGGGCCCAGGGCCCAATCTGGAGAGGGCCTTCGTGGGGCACCAATTAATGCAGAGGTTGCACTCACCGCATATGGATGCCCTGGAGACCAAACCAGCTATGTGCACGGCCAGTCCCCCATCACTTGTTATTATGGACACTGAGTTATCACCTTTAATAACGACCCTGGCCTCGCCAAGCTTACCCTTCACGAGGTACCCATCGCTAGTCCTCTCAACCCTACCAACCATCTTGAGGAATTGACCAAGGGTTTCATAGTTAATCCCCCTCGCGGACACCAGATTAAGTGCATCATCACTCCGTGAGATCCTTATTGGATAATCCACCCTAAGCCTCACCTTCACATACCTAGCCATGTCACCGGGTATCTCCCTCCTCCAGCGCCATAGGCCGAGCCTCACGAAATCCTGGCCCAAGCCCTTCTCCTCAGCGTATTTCCTAAGCACCTCACCCAGCCTCGTGTAGATCCCAGGGTACCTCTCCTCAACCAGTTCGAACTCCGCCAACTCATTGGCTGGGCATATGACGCAGCCCAGCCTGTCAAAGCCATACTCATAGGCCTTATTGTAGGGTAGTCCATTCATTATTATGTATCCCCAGACCTCCAGGGCGCTCCAATCCTGTATTGGGGCAACCACTATGTCCTTAGTGACCCACTTACTCCTTGAGACCATGGGTAACCTAGCCCTCTGGAAGGACTCCAGCGCCCTCTGGCCCACGACGCTTATGTAGCCATTGGGGAACCTGTGGATCAGCGTGTCCGTTATCGGGCCCAGCTTAATCACCTTACAGCACCACCTGTAGTCCCGGGCTGGCGGCCCAAACTCATTAATGGCCCTCCAGTACTTGTCCCCTGCGGATGCTGTGATCAACTCCGCATTGTACCTGGTGGCTATTTCCTCCACGAATTCATAGGTCTCGGGGGCCTCTAGGCCCGTGTCGTTAAACAATATGTGAAACTTAACGCCCGTCCTAGCCGTTAGGTCCAGAACCACAAGGGAATCCTTACCCCCTGAGAAGGAGACCACTATGGGTAGTTTATACTCACTGAAGACCTTCCTGAGGAATTCCAGGGCCTTTTGGGCCTTTCTCTCCAGGTAATCCCTGTTCAACTCCACGAAGTCCTTCAGGGAGCTGGGTCTTGGGCTTGGTAGTGGGTCCCTGGCCCTCCAACTCTTGATTATCCTGAGCCTCGAACCCCTCATTAACTTGGCAACCCCGTGGAAGGAGCCATCCCTCGTGGACACGGCCACGTGCCTATACCTCTCACTGGGTAGGTTGGCACTCATTATTAGGTTGGCATGCACGTCATAACGTTGGGGTAGTTTGTCCATGTTTACTATTGCCCAGTAACCAAGCCTTAGGCTCATGATCTCCGCAACACCCTCGTAGAGGGGTCTGAAGCGCCAGGTCTTTCTTTCCACATCATAGAACCTGTGCCCAATAACCCTACCCCTCACAATAACCTCATCGGCCTGGTCTGCATAACCTGGTATTTTATTTAGAAGGATGACCTCATTATCGGGTATTAAGCGCCTGGCGAGCTCCTCACTCCCGAACTCATTAATGATGGCGTTCCTCGTGATCTCTATATCCACTGGGAATGCGGGCCTAACGTCGCCAGGCCTGGTTAACCTGACTATACTGAGTGATGCGCATCTCCTGCTCCCCAACTCCTTACTGAGTATTGGGACGTTGCGATCATCGCACCAGTAAATTACGGGCATCCCCATGAATCATAAGGCCCCTGATTTATTAAACCAAGTGGCACTGTTAATTTTAAACCATCCCTAACCAGGCAGGGTCACTTCATATTCCTAAGGAGCTTCTGCCGCGTGCCCTCGTCCAGGAGCCCCATAACCCTATTTATGATCTGGGCATCCCTATCCGCGAGCCTCTTATCCAGGCTCGCCACAACCCTGGATCTAAGGGCGAGACCAGCCCTGACCACGTCATCGGGGTAGCTGGCCAGTATCGTCATTGTGGTCCTGCACCAATTAATGTACTCCTCATCAGTAGCCCTCTCTGCCAGTGTGGATATCACGCTCCTAAGGGCTTGGAACGCCTGGTCCTCCTTCATTGTGAACAGGGATTGGAGAATACCCCTGATGGTCTCTTCCCTCTGTTTTTCGGGGAGCCTCGCAATTGATATTGGATCCAATTGGGAACTCACACGTGATCATAATAATTAATTTAATAAGGATTACTAGGGTGATGGTTTACTTTGGACATGGGTCATGGGCCCCTTTTAGTCTATAAATAATCAATATTATTTGTGAACATGCCTATTAATGGGTAGGTAATGCTTAAATAACCTATAAATTGAGCATGACTGGTATGGGTGGTGTAGAAATCCGTGGAGGTACTCGACACGACGTTGAGGGACGGTGCTCAAACCACGGGCGTATCCTTCACACTGAATGACAAGATCAGGATAGCACTGGCCCTGGATGAGCTTGGTGTTGATTATATAGAGGGTGGGTGGCCTGGTTCAAATCCCAAGGACGCTGAGTTCTTCAAGGCCATGAAGAACCACTCACTGAGCCACTCTAAGCTTGCGGTTTTCGGCAGCACCAGGAGGAAGGGGGTTAGGGTTGAGGAGGATCAGAACGTGAGGGCAATACTGGATTCTGGGGTTGACGTGGCCGTCATAGTGGGTAAGTCCTGGACCCTACACGTTACCGAGGTCCTAAGGACCACGTTGGAGGAGAACCTGGAGATGATATACGACACCATAAGGTACCTAAGGGACCATGGGCTCAGGGTAATATTCGACGCGGAGCACTTCTACCAGGGCTTCAGGGAAAACCCGGACTACGCAATGAGGGTTGTCAAAACGGCTGAGGAGGCGGGCGCCGAGGTCGTGGTGCTCGCGGACACAAACGGTGCCATGCTACCCCACGAGGTCCATGAAATAACGGCCAGGATGGTCAGGGAGGTCAAGGTTAAGGTGGGACTCCACATGCATAATGACTCGGGCTGTGCCGTGGCCAACACAATAATGGGGGTGCTGGCTGGTGCGAGGCATGTTCAGGGTACAATAAACGGGCTTGGTGAAAGAACGGGCAATGCGGATCTGGTGCAGGTAATACCAAACCTAGCCCTTAAGATGGGCTTTAAGGTACTTAAGAATCCCAATGGGTTGAGGAGGCTCAGGGAGGTGTCGAGGCTCGTTTATGAACTATCGGGGCTTCAACCCAACCCGTACCAACCCTACGTTGGCGACTACGCCTTTAGCCACAAGGCTGGTTACCACGTGGATGGTGTTATGAAGGTCACCAGGGCCTATGAGCACGTGGACCCAGGCCTAGTGGGTAACGCCAGGAGGTTCGTGGTCTCCGAGCTCTCCGGCGCTGCAAACCTTGTGGTGTACCTTGATGAGCTGGGCTTTGATATTGATAAGAACGATCCAGGACTAAGGAGGGCATTGAGTAAGATAAAGGAGATGGAGAACATGGGTTACAGCTTCGACTTGGCGCCAGCCTCGGCAGTACTCATAATCCTCAGGGAGATGGGGTTGTTCAGGGATAGGATCACGGTGGATTACTACAAGGTAGTCAGTGATGATAGGGTCCACGTAGCAGTGGTGAAGGTTAACGGGGAGATAGGCGTGGCCGAGGGGGTGGGGCCAGTCCACGCAATAGACCTAGCCATCAGGAACGCCATTAGTAAATTATTCCCGGAACTAAACAGGGTATCATTGACGGACTACAGGGTTGTATTGCCAGGGGAGGTGAAGAGTACGGAGAGCGTGGTAAGGGTACTCATTGAACTAAGCGACGGCGTTAGGAGATGGCGCACCCTGGGTGTTTCTGGAAGCATAATAAAGGCCAGCCTGGACGCCCTGGTAGATGGGTATAACTATGCAGTGTTGATAAGTGAGAGACGACGGTAGTGGGGGGGGGACCCGGAAATACTAATTACGGGGGTTATTAATTAAAAACACGTATTTACAATGAACCATGCCAGCGAATTTTAAATATTAAATCATTATTTATCCCCGCAAAGCACATATATAGTAAATTTCAAGAGATAATGTTTAAAAGGAGGGGTTGTTCGGGGCTATATAGGTGACCCGATGGAAATGGAAACCCTGTACTAAAACGGGGCGTAAGGATCAGTAAGATAGGTGGTTCACTACTCACGAGTGGTTCAGTCCTAAATGTTGTGAGTAATGTCGTAAAGAGGGACCTCGGGGGTGGTGGGTTAATCCTCGTGGTCTCCGCAATGAAGGGCGTCACGGACAACCTAATAATGGCTTATGAAAATAAGGACGTGAACCTATTGGGTAAGGCCCTGGAGCAGTATGCCGAGGAGGCTTATAACCTGGGTTTGACTTACATGGAGAGAGCCCTTGAGTACGTGGGTCAGGAATTGAGGGAGTTAATAAGCATTAGGGAGCCCTGGGCAAGGGATTACTTCATAGTACATGGCGAATTACTATCTGTACTGCTCATAGAGGGTGTGTTAAGGGATGTGTTGGGTATAAATGCAAAGGCCGTTTACAACCCGGGCATTGTAACTAATGAGAATTGGGGTGAGGCCATGGTGATGCCTGAGAGTGAGGGAGCTGTTAGGGAGGTTATGATGAGGGTCCTGGGTAAGTACGACGTGGTTGTGGTGCCTGGGTTCCTGGGCGTGAGTACCGAGGGTAGGTATACCTCGCTGGGTAGGGGTGGTAGTGATTACACGGCATCGTTAATAGCCAGTTACCTGAACGCAGAGAAGTTAACATACTACACGGACAGTGGTGGTGTCCTGAGTGGGGACCCGAGGATCGTGGATTCACCAACCCTGGTACCCATGCTTAGTTACGAAGAGGCCCACGCGGCTTCTAGGGTTGGTGCTAAGAAGTTCCATCCAAGGACCTTTGAACCCCTGA
This window harbors:
- a CDS encoding aminotransferase class V-fold PLP-dependent enzyme; translation: MGWLEDLREHIPITRRRVYLDNAGAGPLTKDAVDAVNEFLNLWITEGEPWELALDHIVEAKREFGRLINAPPSNIAAVPSATHGLNALLSTLRFRPGSNVVISELNFPTGVFSFHALRRRGAIREVRIARAVGGYVPLETYEKLIDDNTAVVFVDYVSWVTGYRERIKELTEIAHARGAIMITDAFHAVGVIPIDVTKDGVDALITGSYKWLMGPHGAGFVYVSDELLGGLEPMFSGWMGIEDNQVSRRLRGERLFERPINIEDFKPAGDASRLEWGTWPVVAFEGTLASMRLINKYELPNRFADHTSTLFRRLVEGLSNLGLRVTTPLDSHAAIVTFEFRDPYNLANYLSKHGVVVSPRPGIIRVSPHAYNTVDEVDRFLELMSKYLREAR
- a CDS encoding phosphoadenosine phosphosulfate reductase domain-containing protein, whose amino-acid sequence is MPVIYWCDDRNVPILSKELGSRRCASLSIVRLTRPGDVRPAFPVDIEITRNAIINEFGSEELARRLIPDNEVILLNKIPGYADQADEVIVRGRVIGHRFYDVERKTWRFRPLYEGVAEIMSLRLGYWAIVNMDKLPQRYDVHANLIMSANLPSERYRHVAVSTRDGSFHGVAKLMRGSRLRIIKSWRARDPLPSPRPSSLKDFVELNRDYLERKAQKALEFLRKVFSEYKLPIVVSFSGGKDSLVVLDLTARTGVKFHILFNDTGLEAPETYEFVEEIATRYNAELITASAGDKYWRAINEFGPPARDYRWCCKVIKLGPITDTLIHRFPNGYISVVGQRALESFQRARLPMVSRSKWVTKDIVVAPIQDWSALEVWGYIIMNGLPYNKAYEYGFDRLGCVICPANELAEFELVEERYPGIYTRLGEVLRKYAEEKGLGQDFVRLGLWRWRREIPGDMARYVKVRLRVDYPIRISRSDDALNLVSARGINYETLGQFLKMVGRVERTSDGYLVKGKLGEARVVIKGDNSVSIITSDGGLAVHIAGLVSRASICGECNLCINWCPTKALSRLGPGPSFTVDESRCINCLLCSTACPSAQYLVYRNPGLRRA
- the cimA gene encoding citramalate synthase, whose amino-acid sequence is MEVLDTTLRDGAQTTGVSFTLNDKIRIALALDELGVDYIEGGWPGSNPKDAEFFKAMKNHSLSHSKLAVFGSTRRKGVRVEEDQNVRAILDSGVDVAVIVGKSWTLHVTEVLRTTLEENLEMIYDTIRYLRDHGLRVIFDAEHFYQGFRENPDYAMRVVKTAEEAGAEVVVLADTNGAMLPHEVHEITARMVREVKVKVGLHMHNDSGCAVANTIMGVLAGARHVQGTINGLGERTGNADLVQVIPNLALKMGFKVLKNPNGLRRLREVSRLVYELSGLQPNPYQPYVGDYAFSHKAGYHVDGVMKVTRAYEHVDPGLVGNARRFVVSELSGAANLVVYLDELGFDIDKNDPGLRRALSKIKEMENMGYSFDLAPASAVLIILREMGLFRDRITVDYYKVVSDDRVHVAVVKVNGEIGVAEGVGPVHAIDLAIRNAISKLFPELNRVSLTDYRVVLPGEVKSTESVVRVLIELSDGVRRWRTLGVSGSIIKASLDALVDGYNYAVLISERRR
- a CDS encoding amino acid kinase family protein, with product MGGSLLTSGSVLNVVSNVVKRDLGGGGLILVVSAMKGVTDNLIMAYENKDVNLLGKALEQYAEEAYNLGLTYMERALEYVGQELRELISIREPWARDYFIVHGELLSVLLIEGVLRDVLGINAKAVYNPGIVTNENWGEAMVMPESEGAVREVMMRVLGKYDVVVVPGFLGVSTEGRYTSLGRGGSDYTASLIASYLNAEKLTYYTDSGGVLSGDPRIVDSPTLVPMLSYEEAHAASRVGAKKFHPRTFEPLMKSRVRTFITSPWSPEGTYVVNDCVRYPKVVSVKGLGDGAALVSVIGCVMDEEEYKGEVMELMMGYEPLNVVELSRDVVSVRVREWDVGVKLARELHSWVRRWIA